Part of the Streptomyces sp. RFCAC02 genome is shown below.
GCTTCTGGTACGAGTAGTCGAGGGTCTCGCGCGGGTCCTCGGCCTTGTCCAGGGCCTTGTTGGCCTTCGCGCGGAAGATCATCCCCATCCGCTTCATGACACCGCTCATGGGCTTCGCGCGCCCCCTTCTGCCGGGCTCGAACCGATGACCAAACTGCTGATCCCCTACTACCCTACGGGGCCTCTCTCCATTAGCGCACCGCCCGGCCGCGAATGACTCCTCCCACAGGACGATCGCGGCGCACGCCGTCTCCCGCCTGGGGTGGAGACGGCGCTCGCCCCGGGCGACGAGGCGCGGCGTTGCCGATTCGTTCCCCTTCCGCCCGGGCCGGGCGGAAGGGGAGCCCGTAGGCTGGGGGGGTGTTCCGAAGCCGTTCGAAAGAAGAGACCGCCCCCGCCTCCGACGCGGAGAGCGAGGAGCGGGCGCGTGACCCGCAGGCCCCGAAGGGCCGGCCCACCCCCAAGCGCAGCGAGGCGGAGGCCCTGCGCCGTGCCACGGCCAAGGCCCCGGCGGACCGCAAGGAGGCCGCCCGCCGTGCCCGTGAGCAGCGCCGCACGGCGCTGTCGAAGCAGCGGGAGGCCCTGCTGTCGGGCGATGAACGGCACCTCCCGGTCCGTGACCGCGGCCCGGTCCGGCGCTACGCGCGCGACTACGTGGACGCGAAGTGGCACGTCGCCGAGTACTTCCTGCCGATCGCCGTGGTGATCCTCGTCCTCAGCATGCTGCCGTCGATGCAGGCCAGGAACATCGCGCTGATGCTGTGGCTGGTCGTGATCGTGGCGATCGTCCTCGACTCGGTGCTGCTGTGGCGGCGCCTGAAGAAGCAGCTCAGGACGCGCTTCCCGAACGAGAACCTGCGCGGCGCCGGCCCGTACGCCCTCATGCGGACCCTCCAGATGCGGCGCATGCGGCTGCCGCGGCCGCAGATCAAGCGCGGCGAGGAACCGCGCCGCTGACGCGTCCGGGCCGGCCCGCCGGTTGCGCCACCGGGGCGCCGACGCGCGCGCCCCTGCCGTGCCGCGGGCACCCCAGCGTCCAGAATGCGGCGTATGGCGCGAACGTCCCTTCCCCGGTCCCGTCCGCCGGCCGCCGCCGTCCTGTGCGTGGCGGCCCTGTTCGCGTGCGCCTCGGGCTGCACCGCCGGCGCCACCGCGTCGGGTGAGCCGGCGGCCGCCAGGACCGCGACGCGCGCCCCGGCGCCGACGCGGACCGAGGACCTGCAGGACGCCTACCAGGACGTGGTGCAGGACGTGCTGCCGTCCGTCGTGCAGATCACCACGGAGGACGGACTCGGCTCCGGGGTCGTGTACGACGACCGGGGCCACATCGTCACCAACGCGCACGTGGTCGGGGAGGGCGAGGAGTTCGAGGTGCTGCTGGCGACACGGCAGCAGCCGCTCGCGGCGCGCCTCGTGGCGGCCTACCCGGACCAGGACCTCGCGGTCATCGCGCTCGACGACCCGCCGGACCGGCTGCGGCCCGCGACGTTCGGCGACTCGCGGAAGGTGGCGGTCGGGCAGATCGTCCTCGCGATGGGCAATCCGCTGGGCCTGTCGTCCAGCGTGACGCAGGGCATCGTGTCGGCGGTCGGGCGTTCCGTCAGCGAGGGCGAGGGGCGGGCCACCCTCGGCAACATGGTGCAGACGTCGGCCGCGATCAACCCGGGCAACAGCGGCGGCGCCCTCGTCAACCTGTCCGGGCAGGTCATCGGCATCCCGACGCTCGCCGCCCGCGACCCGGGGATGGGCGGGGGCCAGGCGGCCGGCATCGGCTTCGCGATCCCGGCGTCGACGGTGACGTTCCTGGCCGACCAGATGATCGAGCACGGCCGGGTCGTCGACTCGGGGCAGGCCGCGCTCGGGGTGTCCGTGCGGACGGTGCTCGGCGACGGGTTCGAGCCGGCCGGGGCCGCCGTCGTGGAGGTGACGGACGACGGGCCGGCCGACCGGGCCGGGCTGCGGCCCGGCGACGTCGTCGTGGAACTCGGGGGCGAACCCGTCACCGACGTGGTGTCGCTCGCCGAGGCGCTCGCCGCGCAGCGGCCCGACGACACGGTGTCCGTCCGCTACGCGCGGGACGGCGACAAGCGCGACGCGCGGGTCACGCTCGGCGAGGCGTGAGCGGCGGCAGGGCCCGGGCGGTGCCCGCCCCGCCGCCGCGCGGACTCAGCCGGCGTCGGACGCGGCGTGCAGGTCCATGGGGCCGTAGACCTTCGTCCCGTCCTCCAGGAGCGACACCTGGTCCACGCCGGCCTCGATCAGCTCGGGCCAGGTCTCCCCGATCCACGACTCGGCGTCGCCCTGGGTGCCGAAGTCACCGGGATCCTGGGGCGGTTCGGTCGCCGTGCCGTCCGCCCGTTCGAAGCGCCATTCCCACGTCATGTCCGCCTCCTGATCCCCTGCCGCGACTGCCTGCCCGCAGACTAAAGCACGGTCCGGCCCGTGGCGCACCACCGCGCGTGCCCGCCCCGCCCGTACGGCGCGCGAGCCGGGCGCCGGTGTGCGCGGACGGGCGGGGGCGCGGCGGGCCGGGGCCGGGGCGGGGCGATCGGGACGTACCGGAGAGGATCACCGTATGGAGGTCACCCTGCTCGGCACGGGCGCGCCCGCCGGCCTGCCCCGTCCCGGCTGCCCCTGCGCCGTGTGCGCCCGCGCCCTGGGCGACGACGCCCGCACGGCGACCTCGCTGCTGATCGACGACGTGCTGCTCATCGATCTCACGCCCGGCGCGGCGCTGGCCGCCGCCCGCGCGGGGCGGTCGCTGGCCGGGGTGCGGCAGGTCCTGCTGACCCACCCGGGGCGGGGGCCTCTGCCCGAGATGCCGGCCGGGCTGCCGGGTGCCGTGCGGCTGCCGGACGGGCGCGATCTCGCGCTGATCAGCGGCCACCGGGTGCGCGCTGTCGCCGTGGACGTCCCCGGCACGGGGTACGCGGTGACCGGTCCCGACGGCGGCCGTCTGCTGTACCTGCCGCCGGGCGCGGCACCGGCCGGGCCGGGCGGCGGGCCGCCGTACGACCTGTGCCTGCTGGACGTGACGGGGCGCCCCGACGCGCTGGCACGGCTGCGGGCGGCGGGCGCGGCGGCGCTGACGACGGACCTGGTGGCCGTGCACCTGGACCACGACGTCCCGCCGGGCGCCGAGACGCACCGGCGTCTCGCGGCGGCGGGCGTGCGGGCCGTCCCCGACGGGACGACGGTGACGGTGGGCGACTTCCGGCTCGTGCCCGACCTGCCGCGCCGGACGCTCGTCCTCGGCGGCGCACGGTCGGGCAAGTCGGCCGAGGCGGAGCGGCGACTGGCCGCGTTCCCCGGCGTCGTGTACGCGGCGACGGGCGGCCGGCGCGACGGCGACGGGGAGTGGGCGGCGCGGGTGGCGGCGCATCGCGAACGCCGCCCGCCGGGCTGGTCGACCGTGGAGACGTGCGACCTGGTGCCGCTGCTGGCGGCGGACGACGGGCCGCCGCTGCTGATCGACTGCCTGGCGCTGTGGCTGACCGACGCGATGGACGCGGTGGGCGCCTGGGACGACGCGCGGTGGGCCGCCGGCGCGCCGCGCGACCTGGCCGACCGGACCGGCGCGCTCGTGTCCGCGCTGCGCGCGACGCGCCGCACGGTGGTGGCGGTGAGCAACGAGGTCGGCTCGGGCGTGGTGCCCGCGACGGCCGCCGGCCGCCGTTTCCGCGACGAACTGGGCCGGCTGAACGCGGCGGTGGCGGCGGAGTGCGAACAGGTCGTGCTGACGGTGGCGGGAACGGCACTGCAACTGCGCCCGTGACGGCCGGCCGCACCCCGGTCGGTGCTGCCCGCGCCGACCGGGGTGCGGCACGGGCAGCACCGGTGGACGACCGTTCGGCCCGGAGGTACGGCAGGTCGAACGCCGGGGCACGGATGTCCGACCCGGTGCACGCGCCGGCGGAGGGACCGCGTCCGACGAGTCGCCGGATTCCCCTGGGCGCGCAGGCGATGCGGCGGCGCGGGCGGCCCTGCCGCGCGTTGTCCGCCCGGAAACGGCACGCCGGTGGGTGGCGACGCGGACCCGTGACGTGAGGTCGCGCAGCACGGCGACCACCCCCGGCGGGGCCGCCCGCCGTGCACCGGCCCGGCTCCCCCTCGCATGCCACGCGGTACGCCGACCCCTCACAGGAGGGCGAGAGATGCGACCGGACCGCAGCACGGCCGCCCGAGCCACGCGCGGCCATGCGGAACGCCTCCCGCACCCGCGCGGGCGGGCACCGGCCCCGCTTCTCGCGGAGGCCACCCGTACGCGGGGCGGCCGCACCAGCCCCGGCCACTCCCTTCCGGGCGCGGGAACCGCGACACCGCCCCGTGGCGGACGGGGCGCTCCCGAACGCGCCCGGGTGGCCAGAACTGCGCGTGCCACCCGGTACGGGCGAGCACTCCGCGGCGGACCGGCCAGTCCACCGTGCCTGCGGGGCACGAGCAGGAGTTCCCGCCGGGGACCCGACGCGCCGGCGAGGATCGTCCGCGCGCCGCTGCGCCCGGGGAGCGACGTAGCAGGCGGCCGCGCCGAGTCGCCGGGAATGCGGACCGGCCGTCCCCGATTCCCGCGCCCCTCCGGGAATCCGACACACAACCCGACGTGCCGGCGAGCACCACCTCATGCATGCGCGGCCGTGCACCGCCGCGACGCGGGGCGACCGTGATCGGGGCAGCCCGCGAGCCGGCCGGGGAACTCGTCGGCGCGTGCGTCGGCGTCACCTGATGCCCGGCCAACGGCCGTGGCCGGGGCGCGTGTCCGTTGCGGCAGGTGGGGTGCTGCGTCGGCCGCCGGGAGGGTGTGCGGGCTGGCGGTAGTCTCGTGCGCATGACGGACGGCGGCCTCAACCTCCATGACTTCGGCGACCTCATCGAACGTCCCGGCGCCCGGCTCCGGCGCCGCGCCGAGGAGCGCCGGACGCGTGTCGGCCTCGCCCCGGGGGCGCTCGGCCGGCTCGACGGGATCGGCACCTGGCTGGCGGCCGTCCAGTCCCGGGTGCCGGTGCGGCCCCTGGAGCGGACCACCGCCGTCGTGTTCGCCGGTGACCACGGCATCGCCGCCCGCGGGGTGTCGGCCCGGCCGGCCGGCAGCGCCGCGACGCTGGTGCGGGCGCTGCTCGACGGCACGAGCCCCGGCGCCGTCCTCGCCCGCGGGGCGGGGGTGCCGGTGCGCGTCATCGACACCTCGCTCGACTGCGACCCCGGCGGCCTGCCCGCCGAGGTCACCCGGTACCGGATCCGGCGCGGCTCGGGCGCGCTGGACGTCGAGGACGCCCTGACCGCCGACGAGGCCGAGCGCGCCTTCCGCCTCGGCATGGCCGTCGCCGACGAGGAGGCCGACGCCGGCACGGACCTGATCGTCCTCGGCGACCTGTCGGTCGGCGGCACCACGGCGGCCGGGGTGCTGATCGCGGCCATGTGCGGCACGGACGCGTCGGTCGTGACGGGCCGGGGCGGCATGCCCATCGACGACCTCGCGTGGATGCGGAAGTGCGCGGCGATCCGGGACGGTCTGCGGCGCGCCCGCCCGGTCCTCGGCGACCAGGTGCGGCTGCTCGCCGCGGTGGGCGGCGCCGACCTGACGGCGATGACCGGTTTCCTGCTCCAGTGCGCCGTGCGGCGGACGCCGGTGCTGCTGGACGGCGTGGTGTCGGCCGCGTGCGCGCTGGTGGGGCAGCGGATCGCGTTCCGCGCGCCGGACTGGTGGCTCGCCGGGCAGGCGAGCGGCGAGCCGGGGCAGGCGAAGGCGCTGGACCGGCTCGCCGCCGAGCCGCTGCTCGACCACGGGGTGACGGTCGGCGAGGGCACGGGCGCGCTGCTGGCGCTGCCGCTGGTGCGGGCCGCCGCCGCCCTGGCCGCCGAACTCCCGGAACGTCCCGGGCACTCCGCCGACAGCGCGCCGGCGGTCGCGGCCGACGCGACGTGACGCCGCGTCAGGCCCCGCCGGGACCCACCCCCGGCGTGCACTCCCGCACGCCGCTCACCCGGACTCCCGGCGTGCGGAAGTAGGGGTCGGCCGCCACGATCCGCTCCGGGCCGGGGCGGTCGGTGTCGAGGACGAGGACGGCCCCGCTGTCGTCCGCCCACGGTCCGGCGGCGACGAGCACGCCCTCCGCGTGCAGGCGGGTCAGCAGACGAGGATCAGCACCCGCCGAGGGTACGGCCGCCGGTGTGACCCGGTCCGTGTCCGATGACGCACCGGGTGCCCAGAACCCACTGCTCGCCGGCCTCCCAGAACCCGTGCTGCGGCAGGTGCGGGACGGATCGCTGCCGCGCGACGTCCCCGCGGGGCGGGTGCTGTGCGACGCCGGTGTGCCCGCCTGCCACCTCCCGCTGCCTGGCGCTGCGGTCCGGCGAGGGGGATACGCCCTGTGCGCTGGACAAGGTGGCCGCGATCGACGGCGGCACCACACCGCGACGGCCACGCGGTCCGCCGGGGCGCGGCTCGCGGCCTGGCTGCCGGAGCGGGCCGCGGGGACGCCGGGCGGTGGTCCGGTCCCCCTGCCGGACGGCGCGCAGCAGGCGCTCGCCGACACGCTGGGGTTGACACGCGTGACCGTCAGCCGTGCCCTGGCAGGGCTGCGGCGCGGCGGGCTGGTCGCGGTGCGGCGCGGCTCCGTCACCGGCCGCCGGTCCCGCCCCCGGGACCCGCGGGGCGCGGGTGTGTCGGGGTGCCGCCGAGCAGGTCGTCGAGGCGCCGCTCCAGGTGTCCCCAGCGGGCCATGTGCGCGCGTTCCCGCCGGTCGGCCCGTGCCGCCGTGCGCGGCCTGCGGGCGTACACCTTCCGCGCCCACAGCGATGCGGGGCGTGCCAGCCGTACCGCGCCGATCAGCGCGACGAACGGCACGAGCACGCCGAACACCGTCAGCCGGTACTTGCCCTTGAGCAGCGCGACCACGGCGAACACGACGTTGGCGAGCAGCGTCACCGTCCAGCTCCCCCGGGCCGCCCACTCCTCGGGTCCCGCGCTGTCCACCCCGAAGGGGAGGAAGCCGCACAGCGCGATCGTGCACAGCGCCGCCGTCAGCACGACCGCCTCCACGCTCTTCTGGCCCGCCGCCGACCAGTACACGTCGTGCAGGTACAGCATCAGCGCGAACTCGTCCATGACCAGGCCGGCGCCGATGCCGAAGGCGATCGCCGTCGCGGCGGCCGGCCAGCCGTCGGCGTCCGTGCCGACGCCCGTGAAACCGCCGACGCACATCAGGATCACGCCCGGCACCATGTGGTGGATGTGCCGGCCGCCCGCCGACACGTCGTGGAACGGTCCGCGGCCGGCCCGGATCATGCGTGTCACGCACCGTGTCACGAGCCAGGTCACGATGAACGCGAGCAGCGCGAGCAGCATCGGCAGCTTGCCCGCGTCGACGATGTTCCGCTCCCACCAGTCCAGTACCGCGTCCATGGCCGACAGCGTCGACCGCTACGCTCCGGTCCGATGAACGCCACGCCGCCCCCGCCTCCCGCCGGGCCACCCCCCGCCACCGGGACGGACGTACGCAGCGCGCTGCGCCTCGCGTTCGGCACGCTGACCGTGCTGCCCGTCCGTGTCACCCGCTTCGACCGGCCGACGGCGCGCGGCGGGATGCTGGCCGCGCCGCTCGCCGGTCTCGTCGTCGGCCTGGCCTGCGCGCTGCTGTCCTGGCTGCTCCTCGAACTGGAGGCCGGCCGGCTGCTCACCGCCGTCCTCACGGTCGCGCTGCACGCGGCGCTCAGCCGGGGCCTGCACCTCGACGGGCTCGCCGACGTCGCCGACGGGCTGGGGAGCCGGCGGCCGGCCGGTGAGGCGCTGCGGGTGATGAAACGTTCCGACATCGGGCCGTTCGGGGTGCTCGTCCTTGTCCTCACGCTGCTGGCGCAGATCGCGGCGGTGTACGAGCTGTACGGGCACGGGCGGGCGCGCGCGCTGACGGCGGTCGTGTGCGCCGTCGTGGTGGCGCGGGCGGCGCTGACCTGGGCGTGCCGTACGGACGCGCCGCCGGCGGCCCGGCCGGACGGGCTCGGCGCGGCCGTGGTGCGGACGGTGCCGACGGGCGCCGCGCTCGCGGTCGGGTGCGCCGTGGCGTTCGGCGCGGCGGTCGCGGGCGCCCTGGCGTGGGACCGCCCGGCGGTCGGGGCGCTCGGCGGCCTGCTGTCCACCGCGCTGGGTCTTGCCGCCGCCGAACTGCTGCTGCGGCACTGCGCGCGCCGTTTCGGCGGCCTGACGGGTGACGTCCTGGGCGCGGCGGCCGAGACGGCGGCGACGGTCGCGCTGATCGTGTGGACGGTGAGCGCGCCCTGACCCGGGACCGTCCCCGGCCGCGGCGGACCGGGGACGGCGTGCGGGTCCGTCAGCACAGGCTCGCCTCGGCGCGGGCGTGCCGCACCGTCAGGACCGCCGCCACGGCGCAGGCGCCCCCGAGGCACAGGACGCCCTCGACGGCGAACGAGTCGATGATCAGACCGCCCAGGAGCGCGCCGAGACCGATCGACAGGTTGAACACCGCCACCCACAGGGCGGAGGCCGCCTCCACGGCCTGCGGCGCCGTCCTGATCATCCAGGTCTGCAGGCTGACCGACACACCGCCGAAGGCCAGGCCCCAGACGATCAGCAGGACGGCACCGCCGACGGGTCCCCGGCCGAGCAGCGGATACAGCGGTATCGCGACCGCCAGGGCCACGGCGACGGCCAGCGCGGTCCGGTAGGGGCTGCGCGCCAGCGCCGCTCCGGCGAGGAAGTTGCCCGCCATGCCCGCCAGGCCGAACCCGAACAGCAGCGGACCGACGAACCGTTCGTCGATCCCCGCCAGGTCCTGGAGCACGGGGCTCACGAAGGTGTAGGCCGCGAAGTGGCCGGTCACGACGAGCAGCGTGGCGAGGATGCCGACGCGCACGCCCGGGTTGCGGAACTGTTCGGCCAGGAACCGCGGCCGGACGGGACGGGTGGCGGCCAGCGGCGGCAGGACGGCCAGCAGCGCGAGCAGGGCGACGAGCGCCAGCGCGCTCAGCGACGCGAAGGCGACGCGCCAGCCCGTGAGGTCGCCGAGCAGGGTGCCGACCGGGACGCCGAACACGTTCGCCGCGCCGACACCGCCGAAGACGACCGCGGTCGCCCGCGGCACGTGCGCCGGCGTCACGAGCCGGACGGCGAGGCCGCTCGCGACGGCCCAGAAGCCGCCGATCGCCACCCCGACCAGCACCCGGGACGCGACGAGGACGGCAAATCCCGGCGCCAGGGCCGAGGCGACGTTGGCGAGGGTCATCAGCCCCATCAGCCCGAGCAGCAGCAGGCGCCGGTCCATGCCGCCGACGAGCACCGGGACCACGGGCGCGGCGACGGCGGCGACCAGGCTGGGCACCGTCACCATCAGCCCGGCCGTGCCCTCGGAGACCGACAGCGCCGATCCCACGCCGGTCAGCAGCCCGATCGGCAGTTGTTCGGCCGTCACCAGCAGGAAGGTGCCCAGGGCCACGGCGGCGACCGCCGGCCAGTGGTTCCGTCCCGGTTCCCCGGGGTCGCCCGCCCGGGCGGGGGCCTGTTCCGTCGTCGTCACCGACGCCTCCTCCAGTCGTTCGGGAGCGATCGCTCCCATACGCCGGGCGACCCTAGTACGGGAACGATCGCTCCACAACTCCGGTAGGCTGGCGCGCATGGCACGCCCACGACAGTTCGACGAGCGGGACGCGGTCGCCAGGGCGACCGGGCTCTTCTGGCGCCGCGGCTACAACGCCACCTCGGTGCGCGACCTCGGCGACGAACTCGACCTCACGCCGAGCAGCATGTACCGGACGTTCACCGACAAACACACCCTGTTCCTCCGCGCGCTCGACCACTACCGGGCCACCGAATCCGCCCGGGCCGGGGACCGGCTGGTCGCGGACGCCGACGGCCGGCCCGTCCACCGGGTGCTGCGGGACTGGATGCTGTGGCTGGTCACCTGCCCGCCCGGGGCCGAACACGGACGCGGCTGCTTCGTGGTCAACACGGCCACCGAGCTGGGCACGACCGACGACGAGGTCCGCCGGCGGACCGAAGCCGCGTTCGACGTCACCCGGCAGGCGCTGCGCGGCCTCCTTCTCACGGGCCGCCACCGGGGCGAACTGCCCGCCGGCCTCGACATCGACGACGCCGTCGAACTGCTCTTCACCACCGTCCTCGGCCTGCGGGTGAGGGAGCGCGCGGGCCACGACCCCGCGCGCCTCGCCACCGCGATCGACGCCGCGGTCCGGTCGCTGGGCCTCACGGACACGGATCCGTCCTGAACACCCCCGCACGGCGGCGCGGATGGCGCGGTACGGCGTACGCCCGGTGCGCCGGAGGCCGGGCGTAGTCTTCTGATGCCGCCGCCCCACCGCCCCGGAGGCGCCGCGGGGCCGCGGGCCGCTGCCGACGACCCCGACGGAACGGAAACCACAGCACCGTGACTGAACTGACCCTCAGCAATCTCTCCGCGACCTCGGTCCCGGCCGACGCCGTCGTCATCGGCCTCGTCAAGGGCGGCTCGGGTCCGGTGCCCGCCCCCGGGCCGGCCGCCGCCGCTGCCGTGGACGAGGCGTTCGGCGGCCGGCTCGCGTCGGCCCTCGCCACCGTCGGCGCGAAGGGCGAGGCCGAGGAGATCACCAGGCTGCCCACGCCCGACGGCGTCCCGGCGCCGCTCGTGGTGGCCGTCGGCCTCGGCGCCGCCCCCGAGGCGGGCGAGCCGTACGCGCCCGAGACGCTGCGCCGCGCCGCCGGAGCGGCCGCCCGCGCCCTGGCCGGCTCCGAGCACGCCGCCTTCGCGCTGCCCGTGGACGGCGACGGCGCCCTCGCCGCCGTGACGGAGGGCGCGCTGCTGGGCGCCTACACGTTCACCGCGTTCAAGGGCCGCGGCCACGAGGGCGCCGGGCCGCTCGCACGGATCACCGTGCTCGACCCGGGCGCCGCCGAGGCGTCGCACACCGCCGCCGCCGAACGGGCGCTGGTCGTGGCCGAGGAGGTCGCCCGCGCCCGTGACCTCGTGAACACCCCGGCCAACGCGCTCAACCCCGCCCGGTTCGCCGCCCTCGTGGAGAGCGCGGCCCCCGAGTACGGCGTCGAGGTCGAGATCCTGGACGAGACGCGGCTCGCCGAGGGCGGCTACGGCGGCATCCTCGGCGTCGGCCAGGGCTCCGACTCCCCGCCGCGCCTGGTCCGCGTCGCCTGGCGCAGCCCGGCCGCCGCCGCGACCCTCGCCCTGGTCGGCAAGGGGATCACCTACGACTCCGGCGGCCTGTCCCTGAAGCCGGTCGGCGCGAACGAGACCATGAAGTGCGACATGGGCGGCGCCGCCGCCGTGTTCTCCACGGTCGTCGCCGCCGCCCGCCTCGGGCTCGCGGTGAACGTGACGGGCTGGCTCGCGCTCGCCGAGAACATGCCGTCCGGCAGCTCCACCCGGCCCGGCGACGTGCTGACGATGTACGGCGGCAAGACCGTCGAGGTTCTCAACACCGACGCCGAGGGCCGCCTCGTCATGGCCGACGCCCTCGCGCGGGCCTGCGAGGAGTCCCCCGACGCCCTCGTCGACATCGCCACCCTGACCGGCGCCATGATGGTGGCGCTCGGCAAGCGCACCTTCGGCGTCATGGCGAACGACGACGCGTTCCGGACGCTGGTGCACGAGACGGCGGGGCAGGCCGGCGAGGCGTCCTGGCCGCTGCCGCTGCCCGCCGACCTGCTGGACACCCTGAAGTCCCCGGTCGCCGACCTCGCCAACGTCGGCGAGCGCTGGGGCGGCGGGCTGACCGCGGGCGTCTTCCTCCAGGAGTTCGTGACCGACGGCACACGCTGGGGCCACCTGGACATCGCGGGTCCCGCGTTCAACGAGGGCGGCCCGTTCGGCTACACGCCCAAGGGCGGCACCGGCTCCGCCGTCCGCACCCTGGTGCGGCTGGCCGAGCGCGTCGCCGACGGGGAACTGGCCGGCTGATCCGGTGCCGGACGCCGCCCCGCCCCGGGGCACCGGGCGGCGTCCGGCCTTCCGGGGCAGCGTGCGAAGATGGGCTCCGGCAGGACAGGGCCCGGCTCAACCACCCAGGCGAGCCGCACACCGCCGTCCACAGCGGCGGCCGACAACCCCATCTTGGAGGAACGTGACGTGGCGAACGACGCCGGCACCGTTTACGACCTGGTGATCCTCGGGGGTGGCAGCGGCGGGTACGCCGCGGCCCTGCGGGCGTCCCAGCTCGGTCTGGACGTCGCCCTCATCGAGAAGAACAAGCTGGGCGGCACCTGTCTGCACAACGGCTGCATCCCCACCAAGGCCCTGCTGCACGCCGGCGAGATCGCCGACGCCGCGCGCGAGGGCAGTGAGTTCGGGGTCAGGACGACCTTCGACGGCATCGACATCGCCGGGGTCCACAAGTACAAGGACGGCGTGATCGCCGGCCTCTACAAGGGGCTCCAGGGCCTCGTGGCCTCCCGGAAGATCACCTACGTGGAGGGCGAGGGCCGTCTCGCGTCCCCCACCGCCGTCGAGGTGAACGGCCGGACGTACACCGGCCGGCACGTCCTGCTGGCCACCGGTTCCGTCCCCAGGTCCCTGCCGGGCCTGACGATCGACGGCGACCGGATCATCTCCTCCGACCACGCGCTGGTCCTCGACCGGGTGCCGAAGTCCGCGATCGTGCTGGGCGGCGGTGTGATCGGTGTCGAGTTCGCGTCCGCGTGGAAGTCGTTCGGCACCGACGTGACGATCGTCGAGGGGCTGCCGCACCTCGTCCCCGCCGAGGACGAGAACAGCTCCAAGCTCCTGGAGCGCGCTTTCCGCAAGCGGGGCATCGCCTTCTCCCTCGGCTCCTTCTTCCAGTCCGCCGAGTACACGGCCGACGGTGTGCGCGTCACCCTGGCGAACGGCAAGGTGTTCGAGGCGGAGCTGCTGCTCGTCGCCATCGGGCGCGGCCCCGTCTCGCAGGGCCTCGGCTACGAGGAGGCCGGAGTCGCCATGGAGCGCGGCTTCGTCCTGGTGGACGAGTACTGCCGCACCAACGTGCCGACGATCTCGGCGGTCGGCGACCTCGTCCCGACGCTCCAGCTCGCGCACGTCGGGTTCGCCGAGGGCATCCTCGTGGCGGAGCGGCTGGCCGGCCTCACGCCGGTGCCGATCGAC
Proteins encoded:
- a CDS encoding leucyl aminopeptidase — translated: MTELTLSNLSATSVPADAVVIGLVKGGSGPVPAPGPAAAAAVDEAFGGRLASALATVGAKGEAEEITRLPTPDGVPAPLVVAVGLGAAPEAGEPYAPETLRRAAGAAARALAGSEHAAFALPVDGDGALAAVTEGALLGAYTFTAFKGRGHEGAGPLARITVLDPGAAEASHTAAAERALVVAEEVARARDLVNTPANALNPARFAALVESAAPEYGVEVEILDETRLAEGGYGGILGVGQGSDSPPRLVRVAWRSPAAAATLALVGKGITYDSGGLSLKPVGANETMKCDMGGAAAVFSTVVAAARLGLAVNVTGWLALAENMPSGSSTRPGDVLTMYGGKTVEVLNTDAEGRLVMADALARACEESPDALVDIATLTGAMMVALGKRTFGVMANDDAFRTLVHETAGQAGEASWPLPLPADLLDTLKSPVADLANVGERWGGGLTAGVFLQEFVTDGTRWGHLDIAGPAFNEGGPFGYTPKGGTGSAVRTLVRLAERVADGELAG
- the lpdA gene encoding dihydrolipoyl dehydrogenase, with the translated sequence MANDAGTVYDLVILGGGSGGYAAALRASQLGLDVALIEKNKLGGTCLHNGCIPTKALLHAGEIADAAREGSEFGVRTTFDGIDIAGVHKYKDGVIAGLYKGLQGLVASRKITYVEGEGRLASPTAVEVNGRTYTGRHVLLATGSVPRSLPGLTIDGDRIISSDHALVLDRVPKSAIVLGGGVIGVEFASAWKSFGTDVTIVEGLPHLVPAEDENSSKLLERAFRKRGIAFSLGSFFQSAEYTADGVRVTLANGKVFEAELLLVAIGRGPVSQGLGYEEAGVAMERGFVLVDEYCRTNVPTISAVGDLVPTLQLAHVGFAEGILVAERLAGLTPVPIDYDGVPRVTYCHPEVASVGITEARAKERYGADQVVTLKYNLAGNGRSKILKTAGEIKLVRVRDGAVVGVHMVGDRLGEQVGEAQLIYNWEALPSEVAQLIHAHPTQNEALGEAHLALAGKPLHSHD